One window of the Pedobacter ginsengisoli genome contains the following:
- a CDS encoding SusC/RagA family TonB-linked outer membrane protein, with amino-acid sequence MKKLDSNFRGFDLKCPVLLLGIFIIFFLPLVTKGQSRTVTGIVTDAQQIPMPGITVVIKNSKNVTQTDAEGRYQIAATTADELEFSYIGFDTQTIKVGDKTTINITLLSSTTGLDEVVVVGYGMQKKVNLTGSVATIESKSLENRPITNVSSALAGLAPGVFVRQSSGRPGSDGATIRIRGTGTLNSNNALVIIDGIQGVMDAVNPEDIESISVLKDAASASIYGSLAANGVILITTKKGSKKKTVVTYSGILSQTQPSNLPTFVSDYVTHMNLVNEGYRNLGQNNIYTQATIDTWTDANQNPTGVNSLGVPNNIAYPNTNWGDVIFQNKVLQNHNVSLNGGAENISFLLSAGYLGNPGTMKNTELNRYQFRANVEAKVTKFLTVGTQTFASMQTAGMANTANAFNFLRQTTPGVYPVLDGKYGFPQAPEESATANNILTYLNSTGGVTGNQELIQLCMQTWT; translated from the coding sequence ATGAAAAAACTTGACTCAAACTTTAGGGGGTTTGATTTAAAATGTCCAGTACTGTTACTGGGTATTTTCATTATCTTCTTTCTACCACTTGTTACCAAAGGTCAAAGTAGAACCGTAACAGGAATTGTTACTGATGCGCAACAAATACCTATGCCGGGTATTACAGTAGTTATAAAGAATTCTAAAAATGTGACTCAAACCGATGCAGAAGGACGCTACCAGATTGCTGCAACCACAGCAGACGAGCTAGAGTTCTCGTATATAGGATTCGATACGCAAACCATTAAAGTAGGCGATAAAACAACCATCAATATTACTTTGCTGTCATCTACAACAGGCCTGGATGAAGTTGTAGTAGTTGGTTATGGAATGCAGAAGAAAGTAAACCTTACCGGTTCTGTTGCCACAATTGAATCAAAATCACTTGAAAATCGACCAATTACAAACGTGTCGTCTGCCTTAGCTGGATTGGCCCCCGGTGTATTCGTTCGACAATCATCAGGCCGGCCTGGATCTGATGGCGCAACTATACGTATCAGGGGCACAGGAACGCTAAATAGTAACAACGCACTGGTAATAATAGATGGAATACAGGGTGTCATGGATGCCGTAAACCCTGAAGATATCGAGAGCATTTCTGTGTTAAAAGATGCAGCTTCAGCCTCAATATATGGTTCTCTTGCTGCAAATGGGGTTATACTAATTACCACTAAAAAAGGGTCGAAGAAGAAGACTGTGGTGACCTATAGTGGAATCCTTTCCCAAACACAACCAAGCAATCTGCCAACATTTGTGTCGGATTATGTTACGCACATGAACCTTGTAAATGAAGGTTACCGAAATCTAGGTCAAAACAATATATATACCCAGGCAACTATTGATACCTGGACTGATGCTAATCAAAATCCAACGGGAGTGAATAGTCTCGGTGTACCCAATAATATAGCCTATCCAAACACGAACTGGGGTGATGTAATTTTTCAAAATAAGGTGCTTCAGAACCATAATGTTTCTTTAAATGGCGGAGCAGAGAACATCAGCTTCCTGTTATCCGCAGGCTACCTTGGAAATCCAGGAACCATGAAGAACACTGAGCTTAACAGATATCAGTTCAGAGCAAACGTTGAGGCCAAAGTAACTAAATTCTTAACGGTTGGAACACAAACTTTTGCTTCCATGCAAACTGCAGGAATGGCAAATACAGCAAATGCATTTAACTTTCTGCGTCAAACCACGCCTGGTGTCTATCCAGTTCTTGATGGAAAGTATGGTTTCCCTCAGGCTCCGGAAGAATCAGCTACAGCCAACAATATCCTTACCTATTTAAACAGTACGGGGGGAGTGACAGGGAATCAAGAATTAATACAACTTTGTATGCAAACCTGGACCTAG
- a CDS encoding two-component regulator propeller domain-containing protein: protein MKQTILLLSFILVQLCCKGQELVFSHLMAEDGLSQNSIFAITQDSRGFMWYGSRFGLNRYDGIHFRLYKSFEADTTTLTDDYITTLHTDSKGILWVGTANGLNKFAPRKNSFERIYLLPPRTKPEPNFIRCIYEDKKKRLWVGTSNGLYLSVTGSASRFIYAEHLGLQKQIARGEILSLQEDAEGFLWIGTNAGLIKVWFDQQISVVNTFVNSKDPGSISDNSITGIIEDQNRDLWIATENGGLNLLRKNATSFTRFVHDRKNSNSLVHNAIRKMIKDKSGRLWIGTQEGISILDPDTKEFKTVQHSKSNRRSLNQNSTYSLYQDYNGSIWIGTYYGGVNVNYASSTNFKSWQHNEQLPGLNHNVVSSILEDNQDNLWMATEGGGLNYFNRATKKFGAYLYEPNNPRSLGSNLVKVIYKGRNQNLWVGTHGGGLNLFNPSQNNFRRFSINKSDINKTRSEIVAIFEDSDNVLWVGSQTGLRLFNQDNNELKINHSSDKLRLFGNKNIKVLFKDSRGEIWIATTTGLFLYSKKSNTLLSFKLPKGSNSVSTNSNYINCIQEDAKGNIWVGLYYGGLARYDAGRKFFTVTYTTKDGLSNNNVVGILEDAKHKLWISTSNGLSKFDPETKIFQTYSTSDGMAGDEFNYNSFFKSRNGELFFGGYNGVTHFFPNEIKKNEFRAPIVFTRLTLFNIPVAIGAFNGLLKEDISYTDHLQFKHNQNIFTIEFALLNYIKSNKNKYAYKLEGVNSQWVETNIPLATYTNLPSGTYKLLVKGANNDGVWSSPGSINIAILPPFWKQWWAFCIYAVLLSIILFFITRYFYLKQLLTKDEELHQIKLNFFMNVSHEIRTHLTLIMAPIEKILEGTQHNIVINKQLNTVKNNADRLLRLVSELMDFRKAETKNLKLKVASSDFIPFIRGIYSSFEELSIKRNIAFNLVLPIEEIIVSFDKEQLEKVFFNLISNAFKFTPKGGSITVRVNIQNDQVFVDIEDTGPGIAPEYLGRLFTNFFQVEDHHIQNTGYGIGLALAKNIVELHKGRIEVSSRVMTDNQQGYTNFTVTLQKENQHLQNASYLKDISSFNTETEVQKAPAQKMDSVDSSERIGVKHNRTILIAEDHPELQEMIKETLETDYHVIISKDGLEGWNRATEEIPDLIISDVMMPKMDGFTLCNHLKTDERTSHIPVILLTAKSSETDQISGLTNGADIYLTKPFSSKILQLHVNNLLQARETMRSKFSKLLLLEPSQAVVNPLDKEFLSKLITIVEDHMDDENLGVDLLSQKIGMSQSVLYKKLKALTDMSVNDFSKSIRLKRAAQLLKQKQYTVYEIGYMVGFTDRKYFSREFKKQFGKTPSEYI from the coding sequence ATGAAACAAACCATCTTACTGCTGTCATTTATACTGGTACAACTATGCTGTAAAGGACAAGAGCTTGTTTTTAGTCACCTCATGGCTGAGGATGGATTATCTCAGAATTCAATATTCGCGATCACACAGGATAGCAGAGGCTTTATGTGGTATGGGTCTAGGTTTGGCCTCAACAGATATGATGGTATACATTTTCGACTGTACAAAAGTTTTGAGGCTGATACCACGACACTTACTGATGATTATATCACCACACTGCATACCGATAGTAAAGGTATATTATGGGTAGGCACGGCTAATGGACTTAATAAATTTGCTCCCCGGAAAAATTCTTTTGAAAGGATATATCTCTTACCGCCAAGAACGAAACCAGAACCGAATTTCATCAGGTGTATTTATGAGGATAAGAAAAAACGGTTATGGGTCGGGACAAGCAATGGGCTTTATTTGTCGGTAACCGGAAGTGCCAGCAGATTTATTTATGCTGAGCACCTTGGCCTGCAAAAGCAAATTGCCAGGGGTGAAATTCTGAGTTTACAAGAAGATGCAGAAGGGTTTTTATGGATTGGCACTAATGCCGGCTTGATTAAAGTATGGTTTGATCAGCAGATTTCAGTGGTTAATACTTTTGTTAACAGTAAAGACCCGGGAAGTATAAGTGACAATTCAATTACCGGGATTATTGAAGACCAGAATAGGGATTTATGGATTGCTACAGAAAACGGAGGACTTAATTTGCTTCGTAAAAATGCAACTTCCTTTACTCGGTTTGTTCATGATCGGAAAAACAGTAACAGCTTGGTCCATAATGCTATAAGAAAGATGATTAAGGATAAATCTGGTAGGCTATGGATTGGAACCCAGGAAGGAATTAGTATTCTTGATCCGGACACTAAAGAATTTAAAACCGTTCAGCATAGTAAGTCAAATAGGCGAAGCCTTAATCAGAATTCTACCTACAGCTTGTATCAGGATTACAATGGCTCAATCTGGATAGGTACCTATTACGGCGGGGTGAATGTCAATTATGCTTCCTCAACGAATTTCAAAAGCTGGCAGCACAATGAACAACTGCCTGGCCTTAATCATAATGTTGTTAGTTCTATCCTTGAGGACAACCAGGATAATTTATGGATGGCAACTGAAGGAGGAGGTTTGAATTATTTTAATCGGGCAACTAAAAAATTTGGAGCTTACCTTTATGAGCCCAATAACCCCCGCAGTTTAGGATCAAATTTGGTAAAAGTAATTTATAAGGGCAGGAATCAGAATCTTTGGGTTGGGACACATGGTGGGGGCCTGAATTTATTCAACCCTTCACAAAATAATTTCCGGAGGTTTTCAATAAATAAAAGTGACATTAACAAAACCAGATCTGAAATTGTTGCGATATTTGAGGACAGTGATAACGTGCTGTGGGTGGGGAGCCAAACTGGACTCAGGCTGTTTAATCAGGATAATAATGAACTAAAAATTAATCACAGTTCAGACAAGCTTAGGCTTTTCGGCAATAAAAACATCAAAGTACTCTTTAAGGATTCCAGAGGGGAGATCTGGATTGCCACAACAACAGGACTATTTCTTTACTCAAAAAAATCCAATACGCTATTGTCATTCAAGCTTCCGAAAGGGAGCAATAGTGTAAGTACCAATTCGAACTATATTAATTGCATACAAGAAGATGCTAAGGGCAATATATGGGTCGGCCTTTATTATGGTGGACTAGCTAGATATGATGCTGGTCGGAAGTTCTTTACGGTAACCTATACCACCAAAGACGGGCTTTCCAATAACAATGTAGTGGGCATACTGGAAGATGCGAAACATAAATTATGGATCAGCACTTCCAATGGTTTATCAAAATTTGATCCCGAAACTAAAATATTTCAGACTTATTCAACCAGCGACGGAATGGCCGGGGATGAATTTAATTATAATTCATTCTTTAAAAGCAGAAATGGGGAGCTGTTTTTTGGTGGCTATAATGGTGTTACTCACTTTTTCCCTAATGAGATAAAAAAAAATGAGTTTCGTGCGCCTATTGTATTTACTAGATTGACACTGTTTAATATCCCTGTTGCTATTGGCGCATTTAATGGGTTATTAAAAGAAGACATTAGTTATACTGATCATCTTCAGTTTAAGCACAATCAAAATATTTTTACAATTGAGTTTGCCCTTCTTAATTACATCAAATCAAACAAAAACAAATATGCTTATAAATTAGAGGGTGTAAATAGTCAATGGGTTGAGACAAACATTCCGTTGGCTACTTATACTAATTTGCCTTCCGGAACTTATAAGCTTCTGGTTAAAGGAGCAAATAATGATGGTGTGTGGAGCTCCCCTGGCAGTATAAATATAGCTATACTCCCTCCATTCTGGAAACAATGGTGGGCATTTTGCATTTATGCAGTTTTGCTTAGTATAATCTTGTTTTTTATTACCCGGTATTTTTATCTAAAACAATTGCTTACCAAAGACGAAGAATTGCATCAGATAAAGCTCAATTTTTTTATGAATGTATCCCATGAAATCCGCACTCACCTTACATTGATTATGGCCCCAATCGAAAAAATTCTTGAGGGAACACAACACAATATAGTTATTAACAAACAGCTGAATACGGTAAAAAACAATGCTGATCGATTGCTTAGGCTAGTAAGTGAATTAATGGATTTCAGAAAGGCGGAAACTAAGAATCTAAAGTTGAAAGTTGCAAGTTCTGATTTTATCCCTTTCATCAGAGGAATCTATTCTTCTTTCGAGGAGCTTTCGATTAAAAGAAATATTGCCTTCAATTTAGTCTTGCCTATAGAAGAAATAATAGTTTCTTTTGATAAAGAACAATTGGAAAAAGTTTTTTTTAACCTCATATCCAATGCTTTTAAGTTTACGCCTAAAGGTGGCAGCATAACGGTGAGGGTTAATATCCAGAATGACCAGGTATTTGTCGACATAGAAGATACTGGGCCGGGAATTGCCCCTGAATATTTGGGGCGGCTCTTCACTAACTTTTTTCAGGTAGAGGATCATCATATACAAAATACGGGTTATGGTATAGGACTTGCACTGGCAAAAAATATTGTAGAACTACATAAAGGGCGTATTGAGGTCTCCAGTAGGGTGATGACGGATAACCAACAGGGATACACCAACTTTACGGTCACGCTTCAAAAAGAAAATCAGCATTTACAAAATGCAAGTTATCTAAAGGATATATCATCTTTTAATACAGAAACCGAGGTACAAAAGGCCCCGGCTCAAAAAATGGATTCTGTTGATTCAAGTGAGAGAATTGGAGTAAAGCATAACAGAACCATTTTAATTGCTGAAGATCATCCCGAACTGCAGGAAATGATTAAAGAAACGCTGGAAACAGACTATCACGTAATTATTAGTAAAGATGGATTAGAAGGCTGGAACAGAGCAACTGAAGAGATTCCCGACCTTATTATTAGTGATGTAATGATGCCAAAGATGGATGGCTTTACCCTTTGTAATCATCTAAAAACAGATGAACGGACCAGCCATATCCCGGTGATACTGTTAACTGCCAAAAGTTCGGAAACCGATCAGATAAGTGGGTTAACTAATGGCGCTGATATTTATTTAACAAAACCGTTTAGCAGTAAAATCCTTCAGCTCCATGTGAACAATCTTCTCCAGGCACGGGAGACAATGAGGAGCAAATTCAGTAAATTACTCTTACTAGAACCTAGTCAGGCTGTTGTAAACCCTTTAGATAAGGAGTTTCTATCTAAACTGATCACTATAGTTGAGGATCATATGGATGATGAAAATTTAGGTGTAGATCTGTTATCTCAAAAAATAGGTATGAGCCAATCTGTATTATATAAAAAACTCAAAGCACTGACAGATATGTCAGTTAATGATTTTTCTAAGTCCATCCGCTTGAAAAGAGCCGCGCAATTACTAAAACAAAAGCAGTATACTGTATATGAAATTGGATATATGGTTGGCTTTACAGATCGTAAATATTTTAGTAGGGAATTTAAGAAACAATTTGGCAAAACCCCAAGTGAATATATTTAA
- a CDS encoding thiamine pyrophosphate-dependent enzyme codes for MTFDRKDKSDSALLNFYKRLLYPRMVEEKMLILLRQGRIGKWFSGIGQEAIAVGSTMAMQAQEYILPMHRNLGVFTTRDIPLRKLMAQWQGKVTGFTKGRDRSFHFGTQDYKIIGMISHLGPQMALADGIALADLIEQKEKATLVFTGEGATSEGDFHEALNVAAVWNLPVIFLIENNGYGLSTPINEQFKCKNLADKAVGYGIEGMQIDGNNILEVYDTINSVADAIRKNPRPILIECLTFRMRGHEEASGTKYVPQELFDEWAAKDPLKNFEQYLLEQHVITETLVQEIRTSFKAEIETEVEMAFQDPEPVADIQTELNDMYSPYQFEAVEPTDSVSEMRYLDAITDALKTGMTKYKNLVLMGQDIAEYGGAFKITDGFVNEFGKARVRNTPICESAIVGTGLGLSINGYKAVVEMQFADFVTCGFNQIVNNLAKTHYRWAEKADVVVRMPTGAGTGAGPFHSQSNEAWFTKTPGLKVVYPAFPYDAKGLLLAAIDDPNPVMYFEHKYLYRSLNGNVPSGYYNIEIGKASILKNGTQLTIITYGLGVHWALSYLDLNPDISATLIDLRSLQPWDKETVATAVKTTGRALILHEDTLTCGFGAELAAWISEHCFKYLDAPVMRCASADTAIPMSKTLEDSFLAKSNLADTVKHLLAY; via the coding sequence ATGACCTTCGACCGAAAAGACAAAAGTGACAGCGCATTATTAAACTTTTATAAGCGTTTACTTTATCCAAGAATGGTCGAAGAGAAAATGTTAATACTGCTTCGTCAGGGTCGTATAGGCAAATGGTTTTCAGGAATCGGCCAGGAAGCAATTGCTGTAGGCAGTACCATGGCAATGCAAGCTCAGGAATACATTCTTCCCATGCACCGGAACCTTGGTGTATTTACCACCCGCGATATCCCTTTGCGAAAGCTGATGGCACAGTGGCAGGGCAAAGTTACAGGCTTTACAAAAGGCAGAGACCGTTCATTTCATTTTGGAACTCAGGACTACAAAATTATTGGAATGATATCTCATCTTGGCCCTCAAATGGCATTGGCCGATGGGATTGCACTGGCAGACTTAATTGAACAAAAAGAAAAGGCCACGCTGGTATTTACAGGTGAAGGGGCAACAAGCGAAGGTGATTTTCATGAAGCCTTAAATGTTGCAGCGGTATGGAATTTACCTGTCATTTTCCTTATAGAGAACAACGGCTACGGGCTTTCTACTCCTATTAATGAGCAATTTAAATGCAAAAATCTGGCAGATAAGGCTGTAGGATATGGAATAGAAGGAATGCAAATAGATGGAAATAATATTCTTGAGGTTTACGACACCATAAATTCAGTAGCCGACGCTATCCGTAAAAATCCAAGACCGATTCTTATTGAATGCCTTACATTTAGAATGAGAGGTCATGAGGAAGCATCGGGCACCAAATACGTTCCTCAGGAACTATTTGATGAATGGGCTGCGAAAGATCCGCTAAAAAACTTTGAACAGTACCTACTTGAACAACATGTTATTACTGAAACCCTTGTTCAGGAAATAAGAACCTCATTTAAAGCAGAGATTGAAACAGAAGTAGAAATGGCATTTCAGGACCCGGAACCTGTTGCCGATATACAAACAGAGCTTAATGATATGTATTCGCCATACCAGTTTGAAGCTGTTGAACCAACTGACTCTGTTAGTGAAATGCGCTATTTAGATGCAATTACAGATGCCTTGAAAACCGGTATGACAAAATATAAAAATCTTGTTTTAATGGGTCAGGATATCGCTGAATACGGTGGTGCATTTAAAATTACCGATGGTTTTGTAAATGAATTTGGCAAAGCAAGAGTCAGAAATACACCCATCTGCGAATCGGCTATTGTGGGTACCGGCCTGGGCCTTTCAATAAACGGATATAAAGCAGTTGTAGAGATGCAGTTTGCAGATTTTGTTACCTGTGGTTTTAATCAAATCGTGAATAACCTGGCAAAAACCCACTACAGGTGGGCAGAAAAAGCCGATGTGGTAGTCCGCATGCCCACAGGAGCGGGAACCGGTGCAGGTCCTTTCCACTCCCAAAGCAATGAAGCCTGGTTTACCAAAACACCCGGGCTAAAAGTGGTTTATCCGGCCTTTCCCTATGATGCGAAAGGATTGCTGCTGGCAGCAATTGATGATCCCAATCCGGTAATGTATTTTGAACATAAATACCTTTACAGAAGTTTGAATGGAAACGTACCATCGGGATATTATAATATAGAAATCGGAAAAGCCAGCATTTTAAAAAATGGAACACAGCTAACCATCATAACTTACGGATTAGGTGTTCACTGGGCGCTTTCTTATCTTGATTTAAATCCTGACATTTCAGCCACTCTGATAGATTTACGAAGTTTGCAGCCGTGGGACAAAGAAACTGTTGCCACAGCTGTTAAAACCACCGGCAGGGCTTTGATTTTACATGAAGATACCTTAACCTGCGGATTTGGCGCTGAGTTGGCCGCATGGATTTCTGAACATTGCTTTAAATATCTTGACGCCCCGGTTATGCGATGTGCAAGTGCCGACACCGCTATACCTATGAGTAAAACGCTTGAAGATAGCTTCCTTGCAAAAAGTAACCTGGCAGATACTGTTAAGCATTTGTTGGCTTACTAG